The Carassius carassius chromosome 28, fCarCar2.1, whole genome shotgun sequence region TAATTGGGTCCAACAGATACAAGCGATCCAAATGTGCCAAAAACTCATCATCACCAAACACCAATGACTTGTGAATGTGGGTACAGTCATTTTAGACACTTACAAAACTGTTGCAACAGAGAcggaaataacatttttaaacagaTTAATTATGTTTCCATCTCTGACGCCACAGTTTTGGAAGTGCCGGTTTCTGTTCTAAAGAAGGGGATGTCCCATAACTTTTggcaatataaataataaataacccaAAGAAATTAAACGTAAACTAATCAGACATTTTGCCATTTAAAAATCAGTTGATGTATTTTTCTAGAATGGCGATAATCGGTGTAATTTTTTCATAACTTTCACAACTGTAAGTGCCTCACGCGAGTGTGTTGTCTCCAGCAGGAGCCTTCTCGAAGCGTGTGTGTTTCATCTGTGGAGACTCTTCTGCACATTCAGAGACATGTCCTCTCCACTGCTGCCTGCTAGCTCTCTCTgagactctctctgtgtgtttgtcctTCCGATGGTTCATTTTATCGCCTGCTTCGTTTGATTTAATGAATCTCTCTCGTTGTCCATCAGGATACAGGACCGCCACGGGTCTCCGCCGGAGGGCTCGGACACATCGCCTCGAATCCACCAAGATCCGGTGGATGTTATGTCCTCTGAGTAATAAACTACGTTCCCCGAAAATAACAAATCCACGACTCACGTTATACATGAGCGCTGCCATCTTTGTTGACCGCgaaccttcttcttcttcttcttcttcttcttctttatttaaggtggttggcatccagcttaatggtgcattaccgccaccttcggTTCCGGAGTGTGGACCAGTCAGTAGGTTTACGTCACAATATAATTCTATACTAACTTagggaggcaaaaaaaaaacctttaaccttTTCCCATTATACCCTATAATATAGCCCAGTATCCCTTAAAAAACCTAACAACTCTCTCACCTGTGCTCtaacattcatatttaatattgtatttaaagTGAGATTCTGTACCCCTAATTCCTTCAGTTTATTATCCATTATCATCCTCTCCCTTTGATATTTCCTACAATATAGAATTACATGCTCCACCGATTCCTCTTCCTGACACTCCTCACACAATCCCGTCTGATGTTTCtctataattttttatgtttaatttagaGCACAGTATCCCAGCCTGTTAGTACAGTTTCCTCTTTCCTGTCTCCACTTCCTACCCTATTTACCTTAATACTCTTCTGGATATGGTATAGGTGTCTCCCTTTCTCCTCATTATCCCACAATTCTTGCCACTTTTGGTTAATTTTTTCCCAGATTATTGATTTCATTTCTGCTTTACTGACTCTTATTTTCATTTCTACACTTCCCTTCTTTAAAGCATTCTTTGCAACCTTGTCCACTTTTTCATTTCCTTCCACTCCTATATGTGCTGGGACTCATAAAAAACTAGTCCTCCCTGATATGTTATTCTTGTGATCCAGTAAAGGATTTGATACAGTATATCTTGTCGACTTTTCGAATGGAAAGACATTAAACTATCAAGAACTGAAGCTGAGTCAGTGCATATTATGATTTTGCCTATTTTTGATTTATCCACCCACCGTGAGGCCTGACCGCGCTTCGCCTGCGTCACAGGGAATGAACTACTACGGATGTCCGATtagtgaatcattcttttgagccGAATCTTTTGCAAGAGTTGGTTGCATCACTTCACCGTTGTCGCAAGAAATCGGGTCTCTTATCAACTTTATTTTGTAAGTGACatctcttttttgttttaaagatgtttttattttattgtttgaacACTTAAAATAAGATACAGGGAAATATTACATAATTgatttatgttttataatttaatttatgtaatgAATTCTTTATTCATCATTTATGTCTTCTAAAGacgttaatttattaatttgttgttgtttaccCTGACTGGTTGCACACTTTTTCTCTGACCCTTTTTGTTTTCCTTTGCTTTGTTTCGTCtctgtatgtaaatatatgtatgtattgttttattaaaagagCAGTTTGATATCGATATTTTAAAAAGCTAAATTTTAATCGATTCTTTAGGACGAACTGTTCATTGGAACCGATTCACGTGGTTGACTCAGTGCCCCTTCCACGGCACAAAAATGGACTGTACCATGTAAGAATTCACCAAGAAATATGTTATTAAGATTCAGTTCAACGTGTCGTAACACgttattttgcattacagtatattacaaatatttacgtATTGTGCCCTCGTTTATAATGGCATTGCCAATGAGCGTTCGTTTGAAATGAAAAGAATTATTTTGGTTTGGTCTGTGGGCTGTTGATCTTACTGTAAATGTATACAGTGGGAACTTTGCCTCCTAATATTGTTGATAAGCCAGTTAATCACGCTTTTACCAAATACAGGTTTGCACgcgtatttaaattaaatttacattaacaaacaataataaatcaTACTAATCTGCAGATTCTGCATCATGAAGAATTTGAGGAGGGCTGCAAAGCAACTTGCAATGGGTTAgtcatgcttttatttttatttgactaaAGCTTAACTGCCTGTATAAACCTGTATCAAATTCTCGATATTAGCTTACACGTGTTTCAGTCCATATGATGGAAAATGGAGTAAAACCATGGTGGGCTTTAGACCAGAAGATGACCACTTTGTTGCAGAGTTGACCTATAATTATGGAGTGGGTGAATATTGCCTTGGCAATGATTTTCTGGTAAATgacattattataaaacatttataacttATAAAACCACACATAAAGTTGTGTCTGAACATTTgaaagcaaaatatatatatacagtaatgatGATTTTTGGACCAAATATCATACAAAATGTAAGCTTCTACTAAATTTTTCAGCCACAAATTCAATGTGCATAAATGTGTGTCACTAATCATGTGAATCATGTCCTGGATAACATCATAATCATTTTTTAGTTATCataacacatttaataatttCTATTTTAGTAATAAATTACAATAGGAGCGTCTTCAGAAGCAGTTTTAGGTTTTTGGCCCCCACTGCATGTGTTCTGTTAAATGGGATCCTGTCTAAATAAAGCTGTGCTCTTAAATATTAGGGTCTTACTCTGCAGTCCAGTCAGGCTGTGAGTAATGCAAAGAGGTTAAACTGGCCTCTAAAACAAGTCGAAGAGTCTCTCTACATGACTGAAGCTCCGGGAGGATACCGCTTTTACCTTATAGACAAGGAACTGCCGAACTGTGGTGGGTATTTACACTATCTGTGTGTTATAATAGGGATGGGAGAACTTCCTTTATGAAATATGGAAGTAAATGTGTGTTAACATTAGTAGTAAAGCGTGCCATTGTTTACTGACTCCTAACTGATTGTTTCTGGTCCTGGTGACAGATCCTGTCCAGAAAGTCTCTCTGGCAGTGTCTGATCTGCAGCGTTCTGTTCATTATTGGTCTGCTCTGCTCGGAATGAAGGTTATTGAGAAAAACGAGGACAAAAAGATTGCCTTAATGGGATTCTCAGATAATCAGGTTTGgctgaaaataatacatttagtaTATTTTTGGCAATAATTAATTTATGAGGGCATGCCACTCACCAAGACCTAATGAATTCATGCTTTGGGTTTGGTTATCCTCTttttataaaacttaaaaaaaagaaaaaaacactatatattagtatataaatataatataaattacatgaaaataaatgtgtaaatattttcaaaatatatcctataaatgtatttatatatccaaaaataatatacacagtacacacacatatatattatgtaaaaaaaaactttttttttggatgcgattaatcatgattaatcatttgacagcactactatataaacattttttggaataaataaatattttattcagcaacaaTATGTTCAGctgatgaaaagtgacagtaaacacaaaatatttctgttcttttgaacttttctattcatcaaaaaatgctTGGAATCTTTACTCAAATTTGATCATAATAAATTTTTCCGTATTAGATTATAATCATGCTGAATGATggtgaaaatgcagctttgcatcacttgAATAAATTGAATTTTGCAgtatatacattaaaatagaaaacagttgttttacattta contains the following coding sequences:
- the LOC132108450 gene encoding glyoxalase domain-containing protein 4-like; translated protein: MVGFRPEDDHFVAELTYNYGVGEYCLGNDFLGLTLQSSQAVSNAKRLNWPLKQVEESLYMTEAPGGYRFYLIDKELPNCDPVQKVSLAVSDLQRSVHYWSALLGMKVIEKNEDKKIALMGFSDNQCKLELQDIGGGTVFGRIAFACPRDQVSYSNISQQYPVY